One genomic window of Xanthobacter dioxanivorans includes the following:
- the groL gene encoding chaperonin GroEL (60 kDa chaperone family; promotes refolding of misfolded polypeptides especially under stressful conditions; forms two stacked rings of heptamers to form a barrel-shaped 14mer; ends can be capped by GroES; misfolded proteins enter the barrel where they are refolded when GroES binds), producing MAAKEVKFSGDAREKLLRGVDILANAVKVTLGPKGRNVVIEKSFGAPRITKDGVTVAKEIELEDKFENLGAQLVREVASKTNDLAGDGTTTATVLAQAIVKEGAKAVAAGMNPMDLKRGIDLAVAAAIADIKGRAKKVSSSAEVAQVGTISANGDASIGEMIAGAMQRVGNEGVITVEEAKTAETELEVVEGMQFDRGYLSPYFITNAEKMIADLEEPYLLIFEKKLSGLQPILPVLEAVVQTGRPLVIVAEDVEGEALATLVVNKLRGGLKVAAVKAPGFGDRRKAMLEDIAILTGGTVISEDLGIKLENVTLAQLGRAKKVILEKEKTTIVDGVGEKADIEARVNQIKAQIEETSSDYDREKLQERLAKLAGGVAVIRVGGSTEVEVKEKKDRVDDALNATRAAVEEGIVPGGGVALLRAKKAVETVTSDNADIKAGIKIVLRALEAPIRQIAENSGVEGSIVVGKVQESNDPNFGFNAQTEEYVDMISAGIVDPAKVVRTALQDAASIAALIVTTEALVAEAPKRDGGGAPSMPGGGMGGMGGMDF from the coding sequence ATGGCTGCCAAAGAAGTCAAGTTTTCCGGCGATGCGCGCGAGAAGCTGCTGCGCGGCGTCGATATCCTCGCCAACGCGGTGAAGGTCACCCTCGGCCCCAAGGGCCGCAACGTGGTGATTGAGAAGTCCTTCGGCGCCCCCCGCATCACCAAGGACGGCGTCACCGTCGCCAAGGAGATCGAGCTCGAGGACAAGTTCGAGAACCTCGGCGCCCAGCTGGTGCGTGAGGTCGCCTCCAAGACCAACGACCTGGCCGGCGACGGCACCACCACCGCCACCGTTCTGGCCCAGGCCATCGTCAAGGAAGGCGCCAAGGCGGTTGCCGCCGGCATGAACCCGATGGACCTGAAGCGCGGCATCGATCTCGCCGTCGCCGCCGCCATCGCCGACATCAAGGGCCGCGCCAAGAAGGTCTCCTCCTCCGCGGAAGTCGCGCAGGTCGGCACCATCTCCGCCAACGGCGATGCCTCCATCGGCGAGATGATCGCCGGCGCCATGCAGCGCGTGGGCAACGAGGGCGTCATCACCGTCGAGGAAGCCAAGACCGCCGAGACCGAGCTCGAAGTGGTCGAAGGCATGCAGTTCGACCGCGGCTATCTCTCTCCGTACTTCATCACCAATGCGGAGAAGATGATCGCCGACCTGGAAGAGCCCTACCTCCTCATCTTCGAGAAGAAGCTCTCCGGCCTCCAGCCGATCCTGCCGGTCCTCGAGGCCGTGGTGCAGACCGGCCGTCCCCTGGTCATCGTGGCCGAGGACGTGGAAGGCGAGGCGCTCGCCACCCTGGTGGTGAACAAGCTGCGCGGCGGCCTGAAGGTTGCGGCGGTGAAGGCCCCGGGCTTCGGCGACCGTCGCAAGGCCATGCTGGAGGATATCGCCATCCTCACCGGCGGTACCGTGATCTCGGAAGATCTCGGCATCAAGCTTGAGAATGTGACCCTCGCCCAGCTCGGCCGCGCCAAGAAGGTGATTCTCGAGAAGGAGAAGACCACCATCGTGGACGGCGTCGGCGAGAAGGCCGACATCGAGGCCCGCGTCAACCAGATCAAGGCGCAGATCGAGGAGACCTCCTCGGACTACGACCGCGAGAAGCTCCAGGAGCGCCTGGCCAAGCTCGCGGGCGGCGTCGCGGTGATCCGCGTCGGCGGCTCCACGGAAGTGGAAGTCAAGGAGAAGAAGGACCGCGTTGACGACGCCCTGAACGCCACCCGCGCTGCGGTGGAAGAAGGCATCGTTCCCGGCGGCGGCGTGGCCCTGCTGCGCGCCAAGAAGGCGGTGGAGACGGTCACCTCCGACAACGCCGACATCAAGGCTGGCATCAAGATCGTCCTGCGCGCCCTCGAGGCCCCCATCCGCCAGATCGCCGAGAATTCCGGCGTGGAAGGCTCCATCGTGGTGGGCAAGGTGCAGGAGTCCAACGATCCGAACTTCGGCTTCAACGCGCAGACCGAAGAATACGTGGACATGATCTCTGCCGGTATCGTCGATCCGGCGAAGGTGGTGCGCACCGCCCTGCAGGATGCGGCCTCCATCGCCGCCCTGATCGTCACCACCGAAGCACTGGTGGCCGAGGCCCCCAAGCGTGACGGCGGCGGCGCCCCCTCCATGCCCGGCGGCGGCATGGGCGGTATGGGCGGCATGGACTTCTGA
- the groES gene encoding co-chaperone GroES: MSFRPLHDRVVVKRIEAEQKTAGGIIIPDTVKEKPQEGEVIAVGAGARDEAGKLVPLDVKAGDRVLFGKWSGTEVKIDGADLLIMKESDILGVITK, from the coding sequence ATGTCCTTCCGTCCCCTGCACGACCGTGTGGTCGTCAAGCGCATCGAAGCCGAGCAGAAGACCGCTGGCGGCATCATCATCCCCGACACCGTCAAGGAAAAGCCCCAGGAGGGCGAGGTGATCGCGGTTGGCGCTGGCGCGCGCGACGAGGCGGGCAAGCTCGTCCCCCTCGACGTGAAGGCCGGTGACCGCGTGCTGTTCGGCAAGTGGTCGGGCACCGAAGTGAAGATCGACGGCGCCGACCTGCTCATCATGAAGGAGAGCGACATCCTCGGCGTGATCACCAAGTGA
- the sfsA gene encoding DNA/RNA nuclease SfsA gives MRFATPLIPGRLLRRYKRFLADVVLADGTETTAHVANSGAMLGLGAPGSRVWLSRSPNPARKLALSWELVEADFGAGPELVGVNTMHPNLLVAEAIAAGHVPALSGYARMRREVKYGKSSRIDIQLEDEAKPLCLVEVKNVHLMRAPGRAEFPDCVTARGAKHLEELAAEAEKGNRSVMVYLSQIGSARTIGLARDLDPAYGRAFDRARAAGIEAIGLVCRIDPEGIEVAGLVPMTG, from the coding sequence ATGCGCTTCGCCACCCCTCTCATTCCCGGCCGTCTGCTCAGGCGCTACAAGCGCTTCCTCGCCGACGTGGTACTGGCGGACGGCACGGAAACCACCGCGCACGTGGCCAATTCCGGCGCCATGCTGGGGCTTGGCGCCCCCGGCAGCCGGGTGTGGCTCTCCCGCTCGCCCAATCCCGCCCGCAAGCTGGCCCTGAGCTGGGAGCTGGTGGAAGCCGACTTCGGGGCAGGGCCGGAATTGGTGGGGGTGAACACCATGCACCCCAATCTGCTGGTGGCCGAGGCCATCGCGGCCGGCCACGTGCCGGCGCTTTCCGGCTATGCCCGCATGCGGCGCGAGGTGAAGTACGGCAAATCGAGCCGCATCGACATCCAGCTGGAGGACGAGGCAAAACCCCTCTGCCTCGTGGAGGTGAAGAACGTGCACCTCATGCGCGCGCCGGGCCGCGCCGAGTTTCCGGACTGCGTCACCGCGCGCGGTGCCAAGCACCTCGAGGAGCTGGCGGCCGAAGCGGAAAAGGGCAACCGCTCGGTCATGGTCTATCTGAGCCAGATCGGCTCGGCCCGCACCATCGGCCTCGCCCGCGACCTCGACCCCGCCTATGGCCGCGCCTTCGACCGGGCGCGCGCCGCCGGCATCGAGGCCATCGGCCTCGTCTGCCGCATCGATCCCGAGGGCATCGAGGTGGCGGGCCTCGTTCCCATGACGGGGTGA
- the ubiG gene encoding bifunctional 2-polyprenyl-6-hydroxyphenol methylase/3-demethylubiquinol 3-O-methyltransferase UbiG yields MPQMNATVDPAEVARFDALGAQWWDEKGKMAPLHAMNPARLAFLRDALVRRLGRDGRALRPLKGLTLLDIGCGGGLLCEPLARMGAHVTGIDPAPGNIDIARAHADASGLAIDYLPVTAEELAARGARFDVVVALEVVEHVADVGLFVRTAGQLVAEGGVLVLSTLNRTAKSFALAIVGAEYVLRWLPPGTHRWEKFITPEELEATLAAAGFCAHEKVGMAYGPISGDFRLTEDLSVNYFMVAERAA; encoded by the coding sequence ATGCCGCAGATGAACGCCACCGTCGATCCCGCCGAGGTCGCCCGCTTCGACGCGCTGGGCGCCCAATGGTGGGACGAGAAGGGCAAGATGGCCCCGCTCCACGCCATGAACCCGGCGCGGCTCGCTTTCCTGCGCGATGCGCTGGTGCGCCGGCTCGGCCGCGACGGCCGGGCGCTGCGCCCCCTCAAGGGCCTCACCCTCCTCGACATCGGCTGCGGCGGCGGCCTGCTCTGCGAGCCCCTCGCCCGCATGGGCGCGCATGTGACCGGCATCGACCCCGCGCCCGGCAATATCGACATCGCCCGCGCCCACGCGGATGCATCTGGCCTCGCCATCGACTATCTGCCGGTCACCGCCGAGGAACTCGCCGCGCGCGGCGCCCGCTTCGACGTGGTGGTGGCGCTGGAGGTGGTGGAGCACGTGGCCGACGTGGGCCTCTTTGTCCGCACCGCCGGGCAACTCGTGGCGGAGGGAGGCGTGCTGGTCCTGTCCACCCTGAACCGCACGGCGAAGAGCTTCGCCCTCGCCATCGTCGGGGCCGAATACGTGCTGCGCTGGCTGCCCCCCGGGACCCATCGCTGGGAGAAGTTCATCACGCCCGAGGAACTGGAGGCGACGCTGGCCGCCGCCGGCTTCTGCGCGCACGAGAAGGTGGGGATGGCCTACGGGCCGATCTCCGGCGACTTCCGGCTGACCGAGGACCTGTCGGTAAACTACTTCATGGTGGCCGAGCGGGCCGCGTAG
- a CDS encoding PaaI family thioesterase, producing the protein MTQPDLTPQNTTPQGSVSEAFTPRDPAFETKVRESFARQPFMATLGAVLGAVVPGRVEVVLPYAEGVTQQHGFFHGGSIGAIADTAGGYAAFTLFPPGSTVLTVEYKINIMSPGKGERLVAVGEVTRAGRTLTIVRVDVYADADGARTHCATATQTLICLHGKSDGPAAG; encoded by the coding sequence ATGACACAGCCCGACCTCACCCCCCAGAACACCACGCCCCAAGGCTCCGTTTCCGAAGCCTTCACCCCCCGGGATCCCGCCTTCGAGACCAAGGTGCGCGAGAGCTTCGCGCGCCAGCCCTTCATGGCCACCCTCGGCGCCGTCCTGGGCGCGGTGGTGCCGGGGCGGGTCGAGGTGGTGCTGCCCTATGCGGAGGGCGTTACCCAGCAGCATGGCTTCTTCCATGGCGGCTCCATCGGCGCCATCGCCGACACGGCGGGCGGCTATGCCGCCTTCACCCTGTTCCCGCCCGGCTCCACGGTGCTGACCGTGGAATACAAGATCAACATCATGTCCCCCGGCAAGGGCGAGCGGCTGGTGGCGGTAGGCGAGGTGACGCGCGCCGGGCGCACCCTCACCATCGTGCGCGTGGACGTCTATGCCGATGCGGACGGCGCGCGCACCCATTGCGCCACCGCCACGCAGACCCTCATCTGCCTGCACGGCAAAAGCGACGGGCCGGCCGCCGGCTGA
- a CDS encoding alpha/beta fold hydrolase, which yields MTDLADLFPGFASHYVDTKAGRIFLRQGGTGSPLLLLHGFPQSHVMWHKVAEKLAEHHTLVIPDLPGYGWSAAPEEGNDHFPYSKRAMAAAMVEVMEHLGFAHFALMGHDRGARVGYRLGLDHPGRLDRLVVLDIVPTYVMWHKMDRARALQVYHWSMLAQPKPLPEKLIGDHPRWFLDWTMASWTAAKDLTAFDARAMAYYRAAIASPDRLHAMCEDYRAGATIDLAHDEADLAAGRTLSCPTFAVWGSAGIPTRGVSPLDAWKALAPKLDGKAVDSGHFVAEEAPQDLLAAAGPFLSAG from the coding sequence ATGACCGATCTCGCCGACCTCTTCCCCGGCTTCGCCTCGCACTATGTGGACACGAAGGCCGGCCGCATCTTCCTGCGACAGGGCGGCACCGGATCCCCGCTCCTCCTCCTGCACGGCTTCCCGCAGAGCCACGTGATGTGGCACAAGGTGGCGGAAAAGCTCGCGGAGCATCACACGCTTGTCATTCCGGACCTGCCCGGCTACGGCTGGAGCGCCGCGCCGGAGGAGGGGAACGACCACTTCCCCTATTCCAAGCGCGCCATGGCCGCCGCCATGGTGGAGGTGATGGAGCATCTTGGCTTCGCCCATTTCGCGCTGATGGGCCACGATCGCGGTGCCCGGGTAGGCTACCGGCTCGGCCTCGACCATCCCGGCCGGCTCGACCGGCTGGTGGTGCTGGACATCGTTCCCACCTACGTCATGTGGCACAAGATGGACCGGGCGCGGGCGCTGCAGGTCTATCACTGGTCCATGCTGGCCCAGCCGAAGCCGCTGCCGGAGAAGCTCATCGGCGACCATCCGCGCTGGTTCCTCGACTGGACCATGGCCAGCTGGACGGCGGCCAAGGACCTCACCGCCTTCGATGCCCGCGCCATGGCCTATTACCGCGCGGCCATCGCCTCTCCCGACCGGCTCCACGCCATGTGCGAGGACTACCGCGCCGGCGCGACCATCGACCTCGCCCACGACGAGGCGGACCTCGCTGCCGGACGCACCCTTTCCTGCCCGACCTTCGCCGTGTGGGGCTCGGCGGGCATTCCGACCCGCGGCGTCAGCCCGCTGGACGCCTGGAAGGCGCTGGCGCCCAAGCTCGACGGCAAGGCGGTGGACAGCGGCCATTTCGTCGCCGAGGAGGCGCCGCAAGACCTGCTGGCGGCAGCGGGACCGTTCCTCTCGGCCGGCTGA
- a CDS encoding pseudouridine synthase, protein MPRTSPPRKDKNRVPRQKRELPAATPKEGERVAKVVARAGLGSRREIEEWIEAGRVAVNGEVLTAPGVTVTAADAITIDGEPLPERERTRLFLYHKPKGVVTTNRDPEGRTTLFEILPKGLPRLVSVGRLDLNSEGLLLLTNDGGLARVLELPETGWLRRYRVRANGEVDQAKLDALLRGVTVDGVEYGPIEAELDRVQGANAWITVSLREGKNREIRNVLGALGLQVNRLIRVSYGPFQLGEIAEGGIEEVRTRVLRDQIGADLAAAAGADFTGLLVEREVEEVPVRPAYRPAGKKQAAAEKTGGLKVPGRRAPRDAGFDAPEADVIRPAEPRARRRMSDDNAVESRGSVADRKGRTVKVERVVASKSDAPARGARPGVRKGDDARPPRRGRDEAGFERPQRGTAGAKGRPSGRPSFRSDERGPRRDAEGKEDFRRRPTRSGPEGEERPRRPRPDGPPRSRERDEVRPSGPRHERGAERPRRYEDEGGVKRSGPRRAEGDKPFRADRPQGDRPIRTRSDRPEGRSGGDYGDKPRARSFGDKPAGRAERSGEKPFRSDRPEGRSGGDYGDKPRARSFGDKPAGRAERSGDKPFRSERPQGDRPVRARSDRPEGRSGGDYGDKPRGRSFGDKPAGKAGGRPGGFGGKPGGKPSGGRPAGGKPGGRPGGKPAAPRGKR, encoded by the coding sequence ATGCCGCGCACATCACCGCCCCGCAAGGACAAGAACCGCGTTCCGCGCCAGAAGCGCGAACTTCCCGCAGCCACGCCCAAGGAGGGCGAACGCGTCGCCAAGGTCGTCGCCCGCGCCGGCCTCGGCTCGCGCCGCGAGATCGAGGAGTGGATCGAGGCCGGCCGCGTCGCGGTGAACGGCGAGGTGCTCACGGCACCCGGCGTCACCGTCACCGCCGCCGACGCCATCACCATCGACGGCGAACCGCTGCCGGAGCGCGAGCGCACCCGACTCTTCCTTTACCACAAGCCCAAGGGCGTGGTGACCACGAACCGCGACCCGGAAGGGCGCACCACCCTGTTCGAGATCCTGCCGAAGGGTCTGCCGCGCCTCGTCAGCGTGGGGCGGCTCGACCTCAATTCAGAAGGCCTGCTGCTGCTCACCAACGACGGCGGCCTCGCCCGCGTGCTGGAATTGCCCGAGACCGGCTGGCTGCGCCGCTACCGCGTGCGCGCCAACGGCGAGGTGGACCAGGCCAAGCTCGATGCCCTCCTCAGGGGCGTCACCGTGGACGGCGTGGAATACGGCCCCATCGAGGCCGAGCTTGACCGGGTGCAGGGCGCCAATGCCTGGATCACCGTGTCCCTGCGCGAGGGCAAGAACCGCGAGATCCGCAACGTGCTGGGCGCCCTCGGCCTCCAGGTGAACCGGCTCATCCGCGTGTCCTACGGCCCGTTCCAGCTCGGCGAGATCGCCGAGGGCGGCATCGAGGAGGTGCGCACCCGCGTGCTGCGCGACCAGATCGGCGCCGACCTCGCCGCCGCTGCCGGCGCGGATTTCACCGGCCTCCTCGTTGAGCGCGAGGTGGAAGAGGTCCCGGTGCGCCCGGCCTACCGCCCCGCCGGCAAGAAGCAGGCGGCGGCGGAGAAGACCGGCGGCCTGAAGGTGCCGGGCCGCCGCGCGCCGCGCGATGCCGGCTTCGATGCGCCCGAGGCGGATGTGATCCGCCCCGCGGAACCCCGCGCGCGGCGCCGGATGAGCGACGACAATGCCGTGGAAAGCCGCGGCTCGGTGGCCGACCGCAAGGGCCGCACGGTGAAGGTGGAGCGCGTGGTGGCCTCGAAATCGGATGCTCCGGCGCGCGGCGCGCGGCCCGGCGTCCGCAAGGGCGACGACGCCCGCCCGCCCCGGCGCGGCCGCGACGAGGCCGGCTTCGAGCGGCCGCAGCGCGGGACCGCCGGAGCCAAGGGGCGCCCATCGGGCCGGCCGTCCTTCCGATCCGACGAGCGCGGTCCGCGCCGCGATGCCGAAGGCAAGGAAGATTTCCGCCGCCGCCCCACCCGCTCCGGTCCCGAGGGCGAGGAGCGGCCCCGCCGTCCCCGGCCCGACGGCCCGCCCCGTTCCCGCGAGCGGGACGAGGTCCGTCCGTCAGGCCCGCGCCACGAGCGCGGCGCCGAGCGTCCGCGCCGCTACGAGGATGAGGGCGGCGTCAAGCGCAGCGGCCCGCGCCGCGCCGAGGGCGACAAGCCGTTCCGTGCCGACCGCCCCCAGGGCGACCGCCCGATCCGTACCCGCAGCGACCGGCCCGAGGGCCGCAGCGGTGGGGACTATGGTGACAAGCCGCGCGCCCGCAGCTTCGGCGACAAGCCCGCCGGACGCGCCGAGCGGTCGGGCGAGAAGCCGTTCCGCAGCGACCGGCCGGAAGGCCGCAGCGGCGGGGACTATGGTGACAAGCCGCGCGCCCGCAGCTTCGGCGACAAGCCCGCCGGCCGCGCCGAGCGGTCCGGCGACAAGCCGTTCCGCAGCGAGCGGCCCCAGGGCGACCGCCCGGTCCGTGCCCGCAGCGACCGGCCGGAAGGCCGCAGCGGCGGAGACTATGGTGACAAGCCGCGTGGCCGCAGCTTCGGCGACAAGCCCGCCGGCAAGGCGGGCGGGCGGCCCGGCGGGTTCGGTGGCAAGCCGGGCGGCAAGCCCTCCGGCGGCAGGCCGGCAGGCGGCAAGCCCGGCGGCCGGCCCGGCGGAAAACCCGCCGCCCCGCGCGGAAAGCGCTGA
- the rsmD gene encoding 16S rRNA (guanine(966)-N(2))-methyltransferase RsmD, translated as MRIVGGSLKGRTLKGPSSSATRPTSDRLRESLFNVLAHAYGDPCDGARVLDLFAGTGALGIEALSRGARFAVFVEDAAEARGLIRDNMEALRLTGVARIFRRDATRLGEMGPGEPHGLAFCDPPYGKGLAEQAVASALAGGWLTPDALLVVEERTGAFAVPEGFRELERRAYDESELTFLERA; from the coding sequence ATGCGCATCGTCGGCGGCAGCCTCAAGGGGCGGACGCTGAAAGGCCCCTCCTCCAGTGCCACGCGTCCCACCTCGGACCGGCTGCGGGAAAGCCTGTTCAACGTGCTGGCCCACGCCTATGGCGACCCATGCGACGGCGCCCGCGTGCTGGATCTCTTCGCCGGCACGGGGGCGTTGGGCATCGAGGCGCTCTCGCGCGGCGCGCGCTTCGCCGTGTTCGTGGAGGACGCGGCGGAAGCGCGCGGCCTCATCCGCGACAATATGGAGGCGCTTCGCCTCACCGGCGTCGCCCGGATCTTCCGCCGCGACGCCACGCGCCTCGGCGAGATGGGGCCGGGCGAGCCCCATGGCCTCGCCTTCTGCGATCCGCCCTACGGCAAGGGCCTCGCCGAGCAGGCGGTGGCGAGCGCCCTGGCGGGTGGCTGGCTCACCCCGGATGCGCTGCTCGTGGTGGAGGAGCGCACCGGGGCCTTTGCCGTACCGGAAGGCTTCCGGGAACTGGAGCGCCGCGCCTATGACGAGAGCGAGCTCACGTTTCTCGAACGTGCCTGA
- a CDS encoding L,D-transpeptidase, whose product MPFTLHLTRRGTFRLAATLAGALVADAFLPARAEEDPDVEAIKALKPGQWVWYPERAPDGFVAVVVNLTDQLCFVYRNGVRIGVATVSTGKEGHDTPTGVFTILGKDVDHHSSLYNDASMPYTERLTWSGVALHAGGLPGYPSSHGCVHLPLAFSKLLFGITHVGTPVIIADAHSAPEDVIHPGIVMSEGLDEELAVSATGQGAPQDAAATPEPVSMVVSGADRSITVLRGAQTVVQGPVVITAPEEPLGNVVYVLVTKDGTAPRWSAISYEGGQQPAGMAQEALARITVGPSINKQVAALVVPGATLFVTDLPAHPGTRSEGGFVIMTHKATS is encoded by the coding sequence ATGCCCTTCACCCTCCACCTCACCCGGCGCGGCACCTTCAGGCTGGCCGCGACGCTCGCGGGCGCGCTCGTCGCCGACGCATTCCTGCCGGCCCGCGCCGAGGAGGACCCGGACGTGGAGGCCATCAAGGCGCTGAAGCCCGGCCAATGGGTCTGGTATCCCGAGCGGGCGCCGGACGGCTTCGTCGCCGTCGTGGTGAACCTCACCGACCAATTGTGCTTCGTCTACCGCAACGGCGTGCGCATCGGCGTCGCCACCGTCTCCACCGGCAAGGAGGGGCACGACACCCCCACCGGCGTCTTCACCATCCTCGGCAAGGACGTGGACCACCACTCCTCGCTTTATAACGACGCCTCCATGCCCTACACGGAGCGCCTCACCTGGTCGGGGGTGGCGCTGCATGCGGGCGGGCTGCCCGGCTATCCCTCCTCCCACGGCTGCGTGCACTTGCCGCTCGCCTTCTCCAAGCTCCTGTTCGGCATCACCCATGTGGGCACGCCGGTGATCATCGCCGATGCCCACAGCGCCCCCGAGGACGTGATCCACCCCGGCATCGTCATGAGCGAGGGGCTGGACGAGGAGCTTGCCGTCTCCGCCACCGGCCAGGGCGCGCCACAAGACGCCGCCGCGACGCCGGAGCCCGTCTCCATGGTGGTGAGCGGCGCCGACCGCAGCATCACCGTGCTGCGCGGGGCGCAGACAGTGGTGCAGGGGCCGGTGGTCATCACCGCCCCCGAAGAGCCCCTCGGCAACGTGGTCTACGTGCTGGTGACCAAGGACGGCACCGCCCCGCGCTGGAGCGCCATCTCCTACGAAGGCGGCCAGCAGCCCGCCGGGATGGCGCAGGAAGCCCTCGCCCGCATCACGGTGGGCCCTTCCATCAACAAGCAGGTGGCGGCGCTGGTGGTGCCCGGCGCAACGCTCTTCGTCACCGACCTGCCGGCCCATCCCGGCACGCGCAGCGAAGGCGGCTTCGTCATCATGACCCACAAGGCGACGAGCTGA
- a CDS encoding nucleoside deaminase, whose product MSGTFMQMALNEARAAAERGEVPVGAVLVRGVEVIARDGNRTREFNDATAHAEILVLRAAGARLKSERLLNCDLYVTLEPCAMCAAAISFARIRRLYFGASDPKGGGVEHGPRFFSQGTCHHAPEVYGGIAERQAAEVLKAFFQERR is encoded by the coding sequence ATGTCCGGAACCTTCATGCAGATGGCGCTCAACGAGGCGCGGGCCGCCGCCGAGCGCGGCGAGGTGCCGGTGGGAGCCGTGCTGGTGCGCGGCGTCGAGGTGATCGCCCGCGACGGCAACCGCACCCGGGAATTCAATGATGCCACCGCCCACGCGGAGATTCTGGTGCTGCGCGCGGCGGGCGCGCGGCTGAAATCCGAGCGGCTTTTGAACTGCGACCTGTACGTGACGCTGGAGCCCTGCGCCATGTGCGCGGCGGCGATCTCCTTCGCGCGCATCCGCCGGCTTTATTTCGGCGCGTCCGATCCCAAGGGGGGCGGAGTGGAACACGGGCCGCGCTTTTTCTCTCAGGGCACCTGCCATCACGCGCCGGAAGTCTATGGCGGCATCGCCGAGCGGCAGGCGGCGGAGGTGCTGAAGGCGTTCTTTCAGGAGCGGCGGTAA
- a CDS encoding protein adenylyltransferase SelO, which yields MTAPSSAPFPFDNSYARDLPGFYAPAQPTPVTAPALVKVNTGLAEELGLDPMTLATPEGVAVFAGQRVPEGAEPIALAYAGHQFGHFSPQLGDGRAILLGEVVGRDGRRRDIQLKGSGPTPFSRRGDGRAALGPVLREYTVSEAMAALGIPTTRALAAVTTGEPIVRERALPGAVLTRVAASHIRIGTFQFFAARKATDAVRQLADYTIARHYPDIAGAPRPYHALLDAVIDRQAALVARWLLVGFIHGVMNTDNMSVSGETIDYGPCAFLDAYDPSTVFSSIDQMGRYAYGNQPDIAHWNLARFAECLIPLLDEDKDAAIAAANDALGRFPTRFKAAHHAGLIAKIGLDGAPDEAVAEADLALALDLLAVMAASKADFTLTFRRLGAFAADPEAEGSVRDLFLDREAFDAWAMRWRERLDARGRDGAAVRAAMDRVNPAFIPRNHLVEAVITAAIERGDFSPFEELNKVLARPYEDQPAFAAYAELPPQMEGYQTFCGT from the coding sequence ATGACTGCCCCCTCTTCTGCCCCCTTTCCATTCGACAATTCCTACGCGCGGGACCTTCCCGGCTTCTACGCGCCCGCGCAGCCGACCCCCGTGACGGCGCCGGCGCTGGTGAAGGTGAACACCGGCCTTGCCGAGGAGCTCGGCCTCGACCCGATGACCCTCGCCACCCCTGAAGGCGTCGCAGTCTTCGCCGGCCAGCGGGTGCCGGAGGGCGCCGAGCCCATCGCCCTCGCCTATGCCGGGCACCAGTTCGGCCATTTCTCGCCCCAGCTCGGCGACGGCCGCGCGATCCTGCTGGGCGAGGTGGTGGGGCGCGACGGGCGCCGCCGCGACATCCAGCTCAAGGGCTCCGGCCCCACCCCCTTCTCCCGCCGCGGCGACGGACGCGCCGCGCTCGGCCCGGTGCTGCGCGAATACACCGTGAGCGAGGCCATGGCGGCGCTGGGCATCCCCACCACGCGGGCGCTGGCGGCGGTGACCACCGGCGAGCCCATCGTGCGCGAACGGGCGCTGCCCGGCGCGGTGCTGACCCGGGTGGCGGCGAGCCACATCCGCATCGGCACCTTCCAGTTCTTCGCCGCCCGCAAGGCGACCGACGCCGTGCGCCAGCTCGCCGACTACACCATCGCCCGCCACTATCCGGACATCGCCGGCGCGCCGCGGCCCTATCACGCGCTGCTCGACGCGGTGATCGACCGACAAGCGGCGCTGGTGGCGCGCTGGCTTCTGGTGGGCTTCATCCATGGCGTCATGAACACGGACAACATGTCCGTCTCCGGCGAGACCATCGATTACGGCCCCTGCGCCTTCCTGGACGCCTACGACCCGTCGACGGTGTTCTCATCCATCGACCAGATGGGCCGCTATGCCTATGGCAACCAGCCGGACATCGCCCATTGGAACCTCGCCCGCTTCGCTGAATGCCTCATTCCGCTGCTGGACGAGGACAAGGACGCGGCCATCGCCGCCGCCAACGACGCGCTGGGCCGCTTCCCGACGCGCTTCAAGGCCGCGCACCACGCCGGCCTCATCGCCAAGATCGGGCTCGATGGCGCGCCGGATGAGGCCGTGGCCGAGGCGGATCTGGCTCTCGCCCTCGACCTCTTGGCGGTGATGGCGGCGTCGAAGGCGGATTTCACCCTCACCTTCCGGCGGCTCGGCGCCTTCGCCGCCGATCCGGAGGCGGAAGGTTCCGTGCGCGACCTGTTCCTCGACCGGGAGGCCTTCGACGCCTGGGCGATGCGCTGGCGGGAGCGGCTGGACGCAAGGGGACGCGACGGCGCCGCGGTGCGCGCGGCCATGGACCGGGTGAACCCGGCCTTCATTCCGCGCAACCATCTGGTGGAAGCGGTGATTACCGCGGCCATCGAGCGTGGCGATTTCTCTCCCTTCGAGGAGCTCAACAAGGTCCTGGCGCGGCCGTACGAGGACCAGCCGGCCTTTGCCGCCTACGCCGAACTCCCCCCGCAGATGGAGGGCTACCAGACGTTCTGCGGGACGTGA